Below is a genomic region from Clostridia bacterium.
AAAGAACAGGAAGCCGGCGGCGTACTGGAAATGGATACGAAAATTATTTCGGGCATCACCTCGCATGGACCGGGTTATTTAGATAAAACAAAAGAAAAAATTGTGGGTTTTCAGACTGACAAACCTTTTAAGCGCGCGCTCCAACCCTACGGCGGTATCCGAATGGCAGAAAAAGCGTGTGCCGATAATGGCTATCAGATTGATCCTGAAATCAGCGATTTTTTCAAAACGCACAGAAAAACACATAACGCAGGTGTTTTTGATGCATATACACCCGAAATGCGTGCTTGTCGTTCTAGCCATATCATTACAGGTCTTCCGGACGCTTACGGAAGAGGTCGTATTATCGGCGATTACAGACGTGTAGCACTTTACGGCGTTGATCACCTGATACAGGATAAAATCAAACAAAAAGACAGCACACGAATCATAATGTATTCCGATGTTATTCGTGACCGCGAAGAATTGTCCGAGCAAATTCGCGCGTTGGAAGAATTGAAAAAACTGGGCGAAATCTATGGGTTTGATATCAGTCGTCCTGCAAAAAACACTAAAGAAGCTATCCAATGGCTGTACTTTGGTTACCTTGCTGCAATCAAGGAACAAAACGGTGCAGCAATGTCACTTGGCAGAACATCAACATTCCTTGACATTTACGCAGAACGCGATTTAAAGAACGGTGTTTTCACAGAAACCGAAATTCAGGAAATGGTTGACCATTTTGTTATGAAGCTTCGCTTAGTAAAATTTGCGCGTACCCCCGAGTACAACGCTCTGTTTTCAGGCGATCCCACATGGGTAACTGAATCCATCGGCGGTGTCGGCATTGACGGAAGACCTCTTGTTACAAAGATGTCTTTCAGATATCTTCACACCCTCCATAATTTAGGTACCGCACCCGAGCCAAATCTCACGGTACTTTGGTCCACTCGCCTGCCACAAAAATTTAAGGAGTTTTGTGCTAAAACATCTATCGAATCTTCCTCTGTACAATACGAAAATGACGATTTAATGCGTGTAACCCATGGTGACGATTATGCAATTGCCTGTTGCGTATCTTCCATGCGTGTCGGCAAAGAAATGCAGTTTTTCGGCGCGCGTGCGAATTTAGCAAAATGCTTATTATACGCAATCAACGGCGGTATTGACGAAATCAGCAAAAAGCAGGTTGGCCCGAAATTCCGACCGATTGAAACAGAATATCTTGACTATGATGAAGTTATGGAAAAATTCCACGATATGATGAAATGGCTGGCTCAGGTTTATGTAAACATGCTGAACATCATTCATTATATGCATGACAAATATTGCTATGAAAGATTACAAATGGCTCTCCATGACAAAAAAGTGACCCGCTGGTTCGCAACCGGTATCGCAGGTTTGTCTGTAGTTGCCGATTCCCTGTCGGCAA
It encodes:
- the pflB gene encoding formate C-acetyltransferase — translated: METAWKEFIDGIWQKEINVRDFIQKNYTPYEGDDSFLTEATEDTNTLWAQVMDLSKKEQEAGGVLEMDTKIISGITSHGPGYLDKTKEKIVGFQTDKPFKRALQPYGGIRMAEKACADNGYQIDPEISDFFKTHRKTHNAGVFDAYTPEMRACRSSHIITGLPDAYGRGRIIGDYRRVALYGVDHLIQDKIKQKDSTRIIMYSDVIRDREELSEQIRALEELKKLGEIYGFDISRPAKNTKEAIQWLYFGYLAAIKEQNGAAMSLGRTSTFLDIYAERDLKNGVFTETEIQEMVDHFVMKLRLVKFARTPEYNALFSGDPTWVTESIGGVGIDGRPLVTKMSFRYLHTLHNLGTAPEPNLTVLWSTRLPQKFKEFCAKTSIESSSVQYENDDLMRVTHGDDYAIACCVSSMRVGKEMQFFGARANLAKCLLYAINGGIDEISKKQVGPKFRPIETEYLDYDEVMEKFHDMMKWLAQVYVNMLNIIHYMHDKYCYERLQMALHDKKVTRWFATGIAGLSVVADSLSAIKYAKVKTVRDENGVVVDYVTEGDFPKYGNDDDRVDEIARDIVHTFMSYVKGNHTYRGGIPTTSILTITSNVVYGKNTGPTPDGRKAGQAFAPGANPMHGRDKNGAVASLASVAKLSFSDAQDGISNTFSVIPDALGKEDIEIYYDDSTEV